The nucleotide window tataacaaaatacgtgaaaatgatattcattctttaatatgataggcataaaAATTATGTTATAGTATCatttaagtcaaactaggcccgagttgacctactagatccaattctggccaagtttgaccgcgtttgaccgacttcgagtaattaggcggagtcaaagaaagtcgcctctgacctactagatccaattatggccgaggttgaccgcttttgaccgactccgagtaactaggcggagtcaaagaaagtcgaCTCGGCAGCctgccttgtagcgactactcggggagtactcggccttggaaaccttgttttacaactaTGCTTAGACTAATACATTAGATGTTTGCAATTTTCCCACGCCGCAACGCGGGTCTAATTGCTAGTTTTATACAAAAAACCAACACATTCTATTCATCTGATGGTCAACGAACCCTTTTGACCCGAAAGAAATCCATAGTCATGCCTTACGATTACAAGTTCCGGTCCAACGGGGGACGGGGGAAGTTGCATACGTTGTTTCTTTGCCATTTGCTACCTATTATTCTAGACTTTTTTGGTCAATTACAATAGTACCCTTTCAGCTACCAATTAAATCATTACCCCCATTGTAGTTTAACCTTAGTCCAGGGGCAAAAGTGTATTACAACAATCTATATATGACTTCTCTCCAAAGTCTGCGCAACAAGTCGCATTTGAAATTTGAATCACTCATTATTACAATTATTATTCACCAAAACTTAAGTTCTAGCAGATAAATCTTGAAGAAATTTAACAACAGTTGCAAAGGGATTGATGGAGAATTCTCGGAACTCGCTGATACCGAGCTTTCTCTACTCGTCTTCTTCGCTGAAAAGCGGATTTAATTTTGATCAGGGGATGGCTGATCAAGTGAAGTTGACTGATGGTTCGTCGTTTTCAGTTGCAGCATCTTCGGCTGTTGCGAAAAGAGGTTTTGTGGTGCAGGCTCCAAGTGAGCCCGGTGGTATTAAGATGTTCTCGCCGGCTTATTATGCGGCTTGTACAGCAGGTGGTACTTTGGCGTGTGGGATCACTCACACGGCGATCACTCCGTTGGATGTTGTGAAATGTAATATGCAGGTAAATATCATTCTCGCTCCCAGGGCAGGCCCGAAGGAGGGCAGGGTGGGTGACAACCCTCGCCCGCTCTCCCGGGCCTAAAATTTAAAAAGATATATATCTTTTAAAAATGGTTAATGCCCTTTAAGGGACATTTTTCGTTACATCAGCGTTATAATGTCCCATGTAATGATTAAAGTCTGAGGGCGTCACACATGGCCTAATAGTCCATGCATTCGTTATAATATTAATTTGTTTTGAAAGTAATCTCTTTGTTTATTTCTGCTTCCGCTCTACGTCAGTGTTATTTATCTATGTTTGATTTACAGATTGACCCTGCAAAGTACAAGAACATTTCATCTGGATTTGGGGTATTGCTCAAGGAGCAAGGACTCAAAGGTTTTTACAAGGGCTGGGCACCAACACTATTGGGTTATAGTGCACAGGGTGCTTCCAAATACGGGTTTTATGAGTATTTCAAGAAAACATACTCTGACATCGCTGGCCCCGAGTATGCTACCAAGTACAAGACTTTGATCTACCTTGCTGGTTCTGCATCGGCAGAAATTATCGCGGACGTTGCTCTTTGCCCGTTTGAGGCGGTTAAGATTCGTGTCCAAACGCAACCTGGATTTGCTAGAGGTTTGTCGGATGGTCTTCCAAAGATTATCAAGAATGAAGGTGTTGCAGGGTATGACATTGTTCACTTCATTAACTAATTTGAAAACTTTAAAAACcatatttgtttataaaaagatTCAGAGTTTGAGGATTAATTTTTCTAATACTTTCATATGTTTTACAGGCTCTACAAGGGGCTGGTTCCACTGTGGGGAAGACAAATTCCATGTGAGTTCATAATTATTGAATTTCATGATTAATTGTAGTTTATTAtcgttagaccatgtgtagtggttaaagaaaataatgcccccaccatggggcattattcgacacgtgtcatcccagtcagcagcatggggcgttattgcaaaagtgacgtagtgggaataatgccccttccaatcattaaaaagaataataaaaaaaacaaaaaaaaacaaactatttATCATTGGCCATGCCCCCACCTTGGACCCACTCCCATTTGCCACATGCACTCCCATTGGCCACATGCACTCCCAGTCAAACCTCAGTCAAACCCCATTCAGCGTTATGATAAAAACGCCAACTTCAAGTTTTTgaatttcttttttaaaaaacgccccatgtaattgggggggggggggcgttttagggcgttttttttttcaattttttttaaaaatcacgccccactacgggtggtcttagcaTCACATGGCACAAAACATATCGGTTCATGTCTCTTAGATTTTGTCTACATTTATGATTTTATCGATATAAACCAGTTATAAGTAGAGAATCGTCAGAATTGCATAACATGCTTGTAGGTAGTGTTGTCCAGGTATAATATGAGAGAAAAAGAGAGTAAGGTAAGCGGTTACAATAGAATATTCATTGTTTCAATATTGATACAATGAATAATATAATATTGACATATATTCTGATAGTTACATAAGTGTCTTATGTGTCACATTTTAAGCAATAGTTACACATGTTGATATGGTTTTAGCAGTTCTCTACTTCTAAGTGTTTCTATATTGAACAACCCTCTATGCATAAAGTCATGTATATTTATTGTTTGAGTGCCatttttggtaattaatgaaCTCTATGTTGTTCAGATACAATGATGAAGTTTGCATCTTTTGAGACAATAGTGGAGATGATGTACAAACATGCGATCCCTACACCGAAAGAGCAATGCAGTCCAAGTTTTCAGCTTGGAGTGAGCTTTGCTGGTGGTTATTTGGCTGGTATATTATGCGCTGTTGTTTCTCACCCGGCGGATAACTTGGTCTCTTTCCTCAACAATGCTGAAGGTGCTACAGTTGGAGATGTGAGTATAAACCCTAAGTCTTAAACTTTAAACCCTCTAAAGGTGATCAATATTGAAAAAAatagttttgacccgttatgtTATTTATGGGTCGTTTCTTATATGTTATCTCAAACGGGTAAAATATATAGAACTTTGAAGGTAACGGGTCAAATGGCATTTTAAGTTCATTAAACCTTCTAAAGTAATAGGAAATGAGGGGTATGGTTAGTAACCATACAAACTGTTACTTTCATATAAAAAGGATTTTTTATTTAACGGATATACGGTTGTTTATGTAAGTTATTCGCTAGCTATAACAATAAGTTGGTTAAATAATAtattgtttgaataaatataacCACTATcgaaaaatataactttgtaatcGTTTTGACACACAGATTATTTAttatagaaaaacaaaaaacttAAGGGCGTTTCGGATCAACCCAACTCAAAAGTttccattttgacccgttacccaaccctTCTACCCACTCAGTTTGCCACATCTAGTTCTACACCTCCattgtgtatgcatatttcaTAACATGGTATGCAACCGTTTTGCAGGCTGTCAAGAAACTCGGTTTATGGGGTCTCTTCACGCGTGGGCTGCCTCTTCGTATAATCATGATTGGAAGTCTTACTGGAGTACAATGGGGTATCTATGATTCGTTTAAAGTCTACGTCGGGCTGTAAGTTTCCACCTTGACATATTTTTTTAGCATTACAATTACCTCAAAtttgtatatttatatattttttgttgttCTTTTAGGCCGACTACTGGTGGTGCTGCTCCTGTTGCTGCAAAGTAAACCATCATGAGTGATTATGCAAACATGTTACCAAATGTATCTGATTCTTAGGAGAGCAAATCTCCAACTTTTTTGTTGTCTTAGTGATTTTAGCTCATGCCATTATTAGACACTGATATTTGTTGCAAATAAGCACCTTGTGTGTGTTTTCAAATTCCAGTCCTTTTCTGTATCTTTTATTactatttgtatttgtatttcaTTTTTAAATTCTTTTTGATAAAGTCTTGTAAGATTTGAAAAGATATCATATCCAAATTTTTGCATATTTTTGTGTTTCTATTGTAATTTGAAAGTAAATCTTCATTTTGCAACATTACATAGAGTGGTGgttatgtgtgggcgctcggggggcaaaagtgcaATGAtactaactttaacgttattttactaatttcgtgaaaataacgttaaaagcggcggatggttaatcatgcatcatgtggtgaacTCCAATTTGGTTTATCATTACATGAGACCGTAGCATAGTTACCTAAATCGCTAGGGTTACCACGATCCACGTATTGGATCGCGGTGTACCCAATCGCAGATCGTAAACGATCCGGAACGTCATGGTCCGGCGATCCGAGTTGAATCGGTACGGCGTTCCAGATTGATAAGGTCCGGCGCTCCGATTTGTTAAGGTTCGGCGCTCCGATTTGTTATGGTACGGCGAATTTGTTACTAAATGGAGTGTAAGGTCGCCGGATTTGGAGTGTAAAGGCTTGACTGCTGCAAGaaaagtgatgaagaagaagacCTAATCTATGCACGACGGAAGGAAAAGTTATTTAGAAAACCTAATTTTAGTCTATGTTGTGTTGTAATATGGGCCTTTCTTATAACTAAGcccaatattttattaaagggCCTAATTGCCTAAAACACAAATAAGTAAAGAGAAATTATGGAATAATAAATAAGTAAAGAGAAATTATGAAGTCTAAAAGCTATAATAATTAATATGGAAATTTATATTTTATCTAATTTTACGAtggaaatttatatatttatttatttatgatggaaatttatatttttatctaATTTTGATTATAATATTTTATATGTTAAGTAATGATTTTGGTATATTGAACCATATTTCATGGTACACCGAACCGGTTCGTACCGAAATGACCCGACCCCCCTTCGTACCGAATACACCTAATCTAGCGAATCGCGTACCCGGTCCGCGTACCCGTACCGGAGCGTACCGCGATTTAGGTAACTATGGACCGTAGTTAGCGGTTCGACCCAAAATTTTCATCAAGCTTGACCAAGAACACCCCTATCATTTACTCCCCTAACAAAGAAAGAGCATTCCAGCGACTTCTTAAAATCTCATCCAGCCAGCAAACATACTCAAATGAAATCCAAAAATTCAAATCAATTCTTTATAATAATACTCGGATAATCCAGATTCTCTCTCCTAAACAATGAGATAAAAGGACTCATAAAACTTCTTTCACTAGACAGCCAAACAAAATTATTCATTCTAAGCCATAAAATGTTGCTACAAACTTAGAATATTAAACTAGAAGTATCAAAGCTAGCGTTGACATTGTTTAATACCTTCCAGAAGGGATGATTTCAGCGACAAGAAGGTTTAATCCTCTGCTTCTGAGCTTTTGGCTTCTTTAGGAGATGCGAAACTCCTGCTAAGCTTAGATCTTGTCCAGGGATCCAACGGTGGTCTTTGAGCGGGTTGTGGGGCCGGAGGTTTTGACTGTCGAAGCTCGTTTTCCCTGTCTATGAACCTGTTGGCAATTAACAACATTTCACAATAACAACTTTGTTTATGAAAGCACTAtcattcttcatgaattcagaaAATTGCAAAAAGGAACTTACTCAATATATGCCATTGGTGCAGCATCACCAACTCTTATTCGAGTTCGAAGCACTCTTGTATACCCTCCTGCCCGATCTCTGCACCACCAATATATTGTTTAACCACGGTTAATATTGAGTAAAAAACTTAACCAAAGGAGAGGTTTAATCATTAATGTTCACTTGTATCGGTAAGCCAACTCGGTAAATAGTTTGTGAATAACATCATCTCCTCGCACAAAGGCAGCAGCACGCCTGGCAGCACAAAGTGTACCCTGTAAAAGTTACAAGACAGTAAGTAAATGAAACGACAACTATTCAAATTTTTCGAATTCTTCTATAAATAACGAAAGAATAATAAGCATATTAACAAGCTTATACTTCCCATTAAAGAAAGCACTGTAACTTTCATAAGTGTTGAAACTTCTGCATCATCCATGAGGTTCATGATGGAAAAAAATATGAAACGTATAAAAGGTTCCAAGCTAGACATACCTCTTTCCCAAGTTGCACCATGTTATCAGCAAGTCGTCGAACTTCTTTTGCCTATACCAATTAAAAAAAAGAGATGAGATATGTAACACACTATTTTTTAAAAGAGTAAGTTACAAAATGTTGATTTATAAATACGCCGGATCTTAAATTGCGCCAACGTGGGACATTAAAGAACGCCAAGTATCTATTTTGTATTAGCAATTTAGCATGCTTTACAGCTATGACTTTATTCAAATATAAGTATAAAGTTAACATGTGTATACAGAATTTGGATGTTTACGCTTAACAAATAACAATCAAGTAAAGTAATTTCCACTAGAAGATCATGAAAATCCATTTATTTACGCTGCAAACTAGCTGATAAAGAAAACAGTACATGAACCAAACACGAAGCTTTATAGTCTATAATTTATCTCACACTATGATAAACCAGTATCGATTCAACAATGCAACTTTActaaaacaataaaagaaaaacCAATAAGCTAGTTCACCTTGGCAACAGTAGTTTCAATTCGTTCATGCTTCACCAGCTGAGAAACCATGGTCCTgcgaaaacacacacacacatttagCATTTTCTTCTTAGGTGGCATGCTGCAATGGTCGCTATATGCAAGATGAAAACGAAAATAAAAAACCTGAGCATGGATATTCGATGTCCGGTAGGACGATTGAGCTTCCTGAACTTCGTCATGATGCTCAAGTCTTTACAAGAATACGAATTGTAAAACACCTGCAATGTTGACCACACTAAGTTTGTGAGATTGAAAGTACTCGTCATGATGAtaagattcaaaattcaaaattacatATTTCATGAACTAATTCCGTCCAAATTATAAACAAACATCACTTAATTTTGCAATCAAATGGAAGGATGAGATACAGAAATGTTGTACCTCAGTCAAAACCCTAACGGAAAAGTAAAACAAAATTAATCTCCGTAAGGGTgttgtgtgtatgtgtgtgagAAGAGTGATAACGGCAGGGAGGAGAATTACTAACCTGTGGAGATGATGCTAATCGTCGTTACTGGTGTGGGCGAGACGGCGGAGCCGATGCTAGGAGCAAGGTTTATAGAAACCTTCCTCAAGGTTGAATTAGTGACAGAAACTACCCTGTTGTTTTCAAAACTTACAAACTTGGCCCTTGTTTTTGTTTACTCTTGGCATCATTATAAGTGACATGCTTTAAAACCCAATGAATACCAAGTGTGCGTGTGTCTATATTAAAACCCTATGAATACGAAGTTTTTTTAAATTTGGAACTCAGTATCGGTGGATTATTGGTACTCTCCGGTACCTCACTGTTGTGGTTCCAACCGATAATCGATTGGCCAAAGAAACAAGACGGAAACCGGATAGAAATTAGAGAGAAACTTAGATCAATATTTTTCATTCATACTCCAAAATGAAAACGTACAGAAATATAAATAGATAAGTTGCATGCTACAATTCCTAAAAAGATGGACCCACTACTAACAAACTCTTAACTAATTTTGGTCAGTAACAAATACTACtttttcaacggaaatgtgatgATAATGGTTGCTTCACAAGTAGGAATGGTTCACCCCATGCACAAAGCAAGAACATGGACCACGTGCCTTGACCACTTCAAGATGATTCAAAAACCAACTAAATTGATAGGCAAGTGGACACGTAACAATCCACCCCACTCGAACTCGCCTTGTCCTCAAGGCGAAACTTCGGATAGACCACGGTGGCCGCCATTCGAGTCGGACAATCACATATAAAGCGGTCTCACCATGACTCCATAATGGTCGCCACTCACGCTTTGCGGTGGAAGTCGGTTGTACCAGGGAGATAAAATTGTGGCCCGCAAATGATGTTGGTGTTGCAGCAATTTTTGATGCACCCGGTTCCGGTAACGACAAGGTTTTTGGTGCAACAGATTGTGGTAACGTGGCTCGTTTTGGTGCTGATATAGAAGGTGAAGAGGCCCTGTATGGTGGTGGTGTTTGCAGTTTTAGGGCGGATTTAGGTGCCGGTGTGGCTGAAGAAACTTGTCTTGGTGGTTGTGCGACAGCAGAAGTGGGTGATGGTGAAGTGTTTAGAGCTGGTTTTGGGGCTGCAAGTTGGTCGAAGGTGGTGAATTTTGTGGCTGGTATTATGGCTGTTGTCGTCGGCAATGGTTCGGGAGCGGGTGATGGTGGTACAGGAGCGGAAATTGGTGGTGGTTTAGAAAAAATGGGTGAGGTTGCCCATCTTCTAGACTCGTTTTTGAGAAGACCAATCATCTCAAAAAGCATCGACTCGATTCGATCCATCGACGCATTCCATTCACGAGCGTCCATGATTCACGGGTGGATCacggtggctctgataccactgttgtgGTTCCAACCGATAATCGATTGGCCAAAGAAACAAGACGGAAACCGGATAGAAATTAGAGAGAAACTTAGATCAATATTTTTCATTCATACTCCAAAATGAAAACGTACAGAAATATAAATAGATAAGTTGCATGCTACAATTCCTAAAAAGATGGACCCACTACTAACAAACTCTTAACTAATTTTGGTCAGTAACAAATACTACtttttcaacggaaatgtgatgATAATGGTTGCTTCACAAGTAGGAATGGTTCACCCCATGCACAAAGCAAGAACATGGACCACGTGCCTTGACCACTTCAAGATGATTCAAAAACCAACTAAATTGATAGGCAAGTGGACACGTAACACTCACACGTACATGACCCGATCTTAGTTTTTCAGTAGACTCCTAAATGAAGCCATATGCAAGTAATAAAATACATACTCCGATACATTCAAGGGTCGTTAAACTAGGGATTAATGTATACTCGAAAGTTTGAAATGGCGAAGAAGAATTGGTTGGTTTTAGCAATAGTAGCCACTCAACGAACCAGAGTGACGAGAGAAGTACCACGTGTATGGTCTTTTACTTTGCAAATGTTGCCATATCATGTATGTCATAGAAACAAAATACCGTAGCCTTATCATTGTGAGAATCAAACATATCACTTATCATTGTGTGAATCTAACATATCACTTGACATGACTagttattttttgggtttttatatTTTACTTAAATTGTAACTTTAATCATACTTGTAAAACAAGGTCTAGGAGGCCGAGTACTCCCTGAG belongs to Helianthus annuus cultivar XRQ/B chromosome 5, HanXRQr2.0-SUNRISE, whole genome shotgun sequence and includes:
- the LOC110941531 gene encoding mitochondrial phosphate carrier protein 3, mitochondrial; the protein is MENSRNSLIPSFLYSSSSLKSGFNFDQGMADQVKLTDGSSFSVAASSAVAKRGFVVQAPSEPGGIKMFSPAYYAACTAGGTLACGITHTAITPLDVVKCNMQIDPAKYKNISSGFGVLLKEQGLKGFYKGWAPTLLGYSAQGASKYGFYEYFKKTYSDIAGPEYATKYKTLIYLAGSASAEIIADVALCPFEAVKIRVQTQPGFARGLSDGLPKIIKNEGVAGLYKGLVPLWGRQIPYTMMKFASFETIVEMMYKHAIPTPKEQCSPSFQLGVSFAGGYLAGILCAVVSHPADNLVSFLNNAEGATVGDAVKKLGLWGLFTRGLPLRIIMIGSLTGVQWGIYDSFKVYVGLPTTGGAAPVAAK
- the LOC110941530 gene encoding 50S ribosomal protein L17, with amino-acid sequence MTKFRKLNRPTGHRISMLRTMVSQLVKHERIETTVAKAKEVRRLADNMVQLGKEGTLCAARRAAAFVRGDDVIHKLFTELAYRYKDRAGGYTRVLRTRIRVGDAAPMAYIEFIDRENELRQSKPPAPQPAQRPPLDPWTRSKLSRSFASPKEAKSSEAED